A genomic segment from Myxococcota bacterium encodes:
- a CDS encoding serine hydrolase: MSNRSPAARTARIALLALALGLAALALRLGDTALRVGTGFSARVLCSLAFVSGLDPRTSYDEYVAFVLGPAHALVRYEVDDAERAVESRAFYRRARAVHREGLGCVLVADDGPDEERLRSAAFPRSAPPPAALPVASPPPAVARELEDALAEAFAEPTAAPPHRLTKAIVVLHRGAIAAERYAPGVDAATPLLSWSMAKSVTATLAGIAVGEGRLALGAPAPVPEWSDEDDPRHAIALDTLLRMSSGLAFDEHYGAINDVSIMLFTRADAGAYAASRPLAHPPDTVWSYSSGTSNVVARLLRDAFGRDLGAMVAWSRRVLFDRIGMASALVETDASGSFLGSSFVFATARDWARFGQLHLQDGVWEGERVLPEGWVDYVRTPTPGAARGEYGAHWWLNAGRPGAPEDRTWPSVPRDAFAARGMSGQYVVVVPSAELVVVRLGLAQAEGDALHGIERLVARAIGAVEAWDAASATAGTRR, translated from the coding sequence ATGTCGAACCGCTCCCCGGCCGCGCGCACCGCGCGCATCGCACTCCTCGCGCTCGCCCTCGGCCTCGCCGCGCTCGCACTCCGGCTCGGCGACACGGCCCTGCGCGTCGGAACGGGCTTCTCGGCCCGCGTGCTCTGCTCGCTCGCGTTCGTCTCCGGGCTCGACCCGCGGACGTCCTACGACGAGTACGTCGCGTTCGTGCTCGGCCCGGCGCACGCGCTCGTCCGCTACGAGGTGGACGACGCCGAGCGCGCCGTCGAGAGCCGCGCGTTCTACCGTCGCGCGCGCGCCGTGCACCGCGAGGGCCTCGGCTGCGTGCTCGTCGCCGACGACGGCCCGGACGAGGAGCGGCTCCGGTCCGCCGCCTTCCCGCGCTCGGCGCCGCCGCCCGCGGCGCTCCCCGTCGCGAGCCCGCCCCCGGCCGTCGCGCGCGAGCTCGAGGACGCGCTCGCCGAGGCGTTCGCCGAGCCGACGGCGGCGCCGCCCCACCGGCTCACGAAGGCGATCGTCGTGCTGCACCGCGGCGCGATCGCGGCCGAACGCTATGCGCCCGGCGTCGACGCCGCGACGCCGCTGCTCAGCTGGTCGATGGCGAAGAGCGTGACGGCGACGCTCGCGGGCATCGCGGTCGGCGAGGGGCGCCTCGCGCTCGGCGCGCCCGCGCCGGTTCCCGAGTGGAGCGACGAGGACGACCCGCGCCACGCGATCGCACTCGACACGCTCCTGCGCATGTCGAGCGGTCTCGCCTTCGACGAGCACTACGGCGCGATCAACGACGTGTCCATCATGCTCTTCACGCGCGCGGACGCCGGCGCCTACGCGGCGAGCCGCCCGCTCGCGCACCCGCCCGACACCGTGTGGTCGTACTCGAGCGGGACGTCGAACGTCGTGGCGCGGCTCCTGCGCGACGCGTTCGGGCGCGACCTCGGCGCCATGGTCGCGTGGAGCCGGCGCGTGCTCTTCGACCGCATCGGGATGGCGAGCGCGCTCGTCGAGACCGACGCGTCGGGGAGCTTCCTCGGCTCGTCGTTCGTGTTCGCGACGGCGCGCGACTGGGCGCGCTTCGGCCAGCTCCACCTGCAGGACGGCGTGTGGGAGGGCGAGCGCGTGCTGCCCGAGGGCTGGGTCGACTACGTGCGCACGCCGACGCCCGGCGCCGCGCGCGGCGAGTACGGCGCGCACTGGTGGCTCAACGCGGGCCGCCCGGGCGCGCCCGAGGATCGCACCTGGCCGTCCGTGCCCCGCGACGCGTTCGCGGCGCGCGGCATGAGCGGCCAGTACGTCGTGGTCGTGCCGTCGGCCGAGCTCGTCGTCGTGCGCCTCGGGCTCGCGCAGGCCGAGGGCGACGCGCTGCACGGCATCGAGCGCCTGGTCGCGCGCGCGATCGGCGCGGTGGAGGCCTGGGACGCGGCCTCCGCGACCGCCGGGACGCGACGCTAG
- a CDS encoding SgcJ/EcaC family oxidoreductase has protein sequence MSANTDLVDAFVEAWAAKDVERIMGFFAPDAVYTNMPIDPPNEGLEAIRKTIEGFVGMAQRIEFVVKHTTENANGVVMNERIDRFLVGDKWAEAPVMGVFEIEGGRIKAWRDYFDLAAFQASMA, from the coding sequence ATGAGCGCGAACACCGACCTCGTCGACGCCTTCGTCGAGGCCTGGGCTGCGAAGGACGTCGAGCGGATCATGGGCTTCTTCGCGCCCGACGCCGTCTACACGAACATGCCGATCGACCCGCCCAACGAAGGCCTCGAGGCGATCCGCAAGACGATCGAGGGCTTCGTCGGCATGGCGCAGCGGATCGAGTTCGTCGTGAAGCACACGACGGAGAACGCGAACGGCGTCGTGATGAACGAGCGCATCGACCGCTTCCTCGTCGGCGACAAGTGGGCGGAGGCGCCGGTGATGGGCGTCTTCGAGATCGAGGGCGGCCGGATCAAGGCCTGGCGCGACTACTTCGACCTCGCCGCGTTCCAGGCGTCGATGGCCTGA
- a CDS encoding cytochrome P450 — translation MTRPTPLPDDLDPAALDVISPEKYEREGYPHAEWRWLRRHAPVRRFEGERHEPFFAVTKHADIVAIGKNPRDWLLEPRLAVFMRDVIAPENAPARHLLTMDPPEHGRFRNLTSKAFTPRTVQVWAPKIERVTRDVLDRAAAKGDIDFVADVSAPITIAVIALMLGVPEEDWPLLFRWTNESIAPEDPEFARGRTPTETLTTARNELFAYFKRLADDRRANPREDILSLVAQGRIEGAPLGDFELLSYYFLLVVAGNETTRNAMTGGIQCFLDAPDQWARLAADAALVDPAVEETVRMITPVIQFTRTAARDLALRGETVRAGESVCLFYASGNRDEEVFEDPYAFRIDRRPNDHVGFGRGEHVCLGAHLARLEIRTMYAQLRERLVRMERTAPPVRVRSSFVGGIKRAPMRWELRPAP, via the coding sequence ATGACCCGACCGACGCCGCTCCCCGACGACCTCGACCCCGCCGCGCTCGACGTCATCTCGCCCGAGAAGTACGAGCGCGAAGGCTATCCGCACGCGGAGTGGCGCTGGCTGCGTCGCCACGCGCCCGTGCGCCGCTTCGAGGGCGAGCGGCACGAGCCCTTCTTCGCGGTGACGAAGCACGCCGACATCGTCGCGATCGGCAAGAACCCGAGGGACTGGCTGCTCGAGCCGCGTCTCGCCGTGTTCATGCGCGACGTGATCGCGCCCGAGAACGCGCCCGCTCGGCACCTGCTCACGATGGATCCGCCCGAGCACGGCCGCTTCCGCAACCTCACGTCGAAGGCGTTCACGCCGCGCACCGTGCAGGTGTGGGCGCCGAAGATCGAGCGCGTGACGCGCGACGTGCTCGACCGCGCGGCCGCGAAGGGCGACATCGACTTCGTGGCCGACGTGTCGGCGCCGATCACGATCGCGGTGATCGCGCTCATGCTCGGCGTGCCGGAGGAGGACTGGCCGCTGCTCTTCCGCTGGACCAACGAGAGCATCGCGCCCGAAGACCCGGAGTTCGCGCGCGGACGCACGCCGACCGAGACGCTCACGACCGCGCGCAACGAGCTCTTCGCCTACTTCAAGCGGCTCGCCGACGACCGCCGCGCGAACCCGCGCGAGGACATCCTCTCGCTCGTCGCGCAGGGCCGCATCGAGGGCGCGCCGCTCGGCGACTTCGAGCTGCTCTCCTACTACTTCCTGCTCGTCGTCGCCGGCAACGAGACGACGCGCAACGCGATGACGGGCGGCATCCAGTGCTTCCTCGACGCGCCGGACCAGTGGGCGCGGCTCGCGGCCGATGCGGCGCTCGTCGACCCCGCCGTCGAGGAGACGGTCCGCATGATCACGCCCGTCATCCAGTTCACGCGCACGGCGGCGCGCGACCTCGCGCTGCGCGGCGAGACCGTGCGCGCGGGGGAGAGCGTGTGCCTCTTCTACGCGTCGGGGAACCGCGACGAGGAGGTCTTCGAGGACCCGTACGCGTTCCGCATCGACCGGCGCCCGAACGACCACGTGGGCTTCGGGCGCGGCGAGCACGTGTGCCTCGGCGCGCACCTCGCGCGGCTCGAGATCCGCACCATGTACGCGCAGCTGCGCGAGCGGCTCGTGCGCATGGAGCGGACGGCGCCGCCCGTGCGCGTGCGCTCGAGCTTCGTCGGCGGCATCAAGCGCGCGCCGATGCGCTGGGAGCTCCGCCCGGCGCCGTGA
- a CDS encoding glycosyltransferase family 39 protein, translating to MGSTTPTRRALASFAALAAALVVGAALRAYDRDYGLPSRIHPDEPLLIEPAQRISHLEQLDFHPRILRYPSLPIYALAGALAVDRALGHEPAEAPAARARAVLVARDVTVAVGVATIAVVFLLARELAGRRAAALAAFLFAVAPVPAVDAHYANVNVPLTFFASLATWGLVRWQRGLRARDLLLAAAAIGLAGGCKYNGLALGLAVPATAIALVASGRLAAGAAVRSVALAGGVAALAFLATTPYVLLDVPFFASEIARELDHQARGHPGADVVAGEGIYRPVVYQLVAGLPMTLGIATYPLSLVGAALFAARARSGAVAFLAALAALLAPLVVSKIAFVRYLMPLAPLLCAAAGVAVARLESRAARAAGTAVAAIAAATTLATTAGMVESLSPMPAEETSRWLAAHVARGDAVGVVGGILFHLDGATGDGASGDGATGDGADGAFAIEPASLRRLATGVERPRWLVVDTWERNRLRRPGDARPRVLEFARQLGDDASPYVRRAAFAAHYPFQRAYLALDPAFASYPLLGAEIFERRVPPARAPH from the coding sequence ATGGGCTCCACGACGCCGACCCGTCGCGCTCTCGCGTCCTTCGCGGCGCTCGCCGCCGCGCTCGTCGTCGGGGCTGCGCTCCGCGCGTACGACCGCGACTACGGCCTGCCTTCGCGCATCCACCCGGACGAGCCGCTGCTCATCGAGCCCGCGCAGCGGATCTCGCACCTCGAGCAGCTCGACTTCCACCCGCGCATCCTCCGCTACCCGAGCCTCCCGATCTACGCGCTCGCGGGCGCGCTCGCCGTCGATCGCGCGCTCGGCCACGAGCCGGCGGAGGCGCCGGCCGCGCGCGCGCGCGCCGTGCTCGTGGCGCGCGACGTGACCGTCGCCGTCGGCGTCGCGACGATCGCGGTCGTCTTCCTGCTCGCGCGCGAGCTCGCGGGACGCCGCGCCGCCGCGCTCGCCGCGTTCCTCTTCGCGGTCGCACCCGTGCCCGCGGTCGACGCGCACTACGCCAACGTCAACGTTCCCCTCACCTTCTTCGCGTCGCTCGCGACGTGGGGGCTCGTGCGCTGGCAGCGCGGGCTGCGCGCGCGCGACCTCCTGCTCGCCGCGGCCGCCATCGGGCTCGCGGGCGGCTGCAAGTACAACGGCCTCGCGCTCGGCCTCGCCGTGCCGGCGACCGCGATCGCGCTCGTCGCGAGCGGCCGGCTCGCGGCCGGCGCCGCGGTGCGGAGCGTCGCGCTCGCCGGCGGCGTCGCGGCGCTCGCCTTCCTCGCGACGACGCCCTACGTGCTGCTCGACGTCCCGTTCTTCGCGAGCGAGATCGCGCGCGAGCTCGACCACCAGGCGCGCGGGCATCCGGGCGCCGACGTCGTCGCGGGAGAGGGCATCTACCGACCGGTCGTCTACCAGCTCGTGGCGGGCCTTCCGATGACGCTCGGCATCGCGACGTACCCGCTCTCGCTCGTCGGCGCCGCACTGTTCGCCGCGCGCGCGCGCAGCGGCGCCGTCGCGTTCCTCGCCGCGCTCGCCGCGCTGCTCGCTCCGCTCGTCGTCTCGAAGATCGCGTTCGTCCGCTACCTGATGCCCCTCGCGCCGCTGCTGTGTGCGGCCGCGGGCGTCGCGGTCGCGCGGCTCGAGAGCCGCGCCGCGCGCGCGGCGGGCACCGCCGTCGCCGCGATCGCAGCCGCGACGACGCTGGCCACCACGGCCGGCATGGTCGAGAGCCTCTCGCCGATGCCGGCGGAGGAGACGTCGCGCTGGCTCGCCGCGCACGTCGCGCGCGGCGACGCCGTCGGCGTCGTGGGCGGAATCCTGTTCCACCTCGATGGCGCGACCGGCGACGGCGCGAGCGGCGATGGCGCGACCGGCGACGGCGCGGACGGCGCGTTCGCGATCGAGCCGGCCAGCCTGCGCCGGCTCGCCACCGGGGTCGAGCGGCCGCGGTGGCTCGTCGTCGACACGTGGGAGCGCAACCGCCTGCGCCGCCCGGGCGACGCGCGGCCGCGCGTGCTCGAGTTCGCGCGCCAGCTCGGCGACGACGCGTCGCCCTACGTGCGCCGCGCCGCCTTCGCCGCGCACTACCCGTTCCAGCGCGCCTATCTCGCCCTCGATCCGGCCTTCGCGAGCTACCCGCTCCTCGGCGCGGAGATCTTCGAACGCCGCGTCCCGCCCGCGCGCGCCCCGCACTAG
- a CDS encoding amidohydrolase family protein, with the protein MSEPRLISADSHVAVRLDEVRARVPRALQPAFDDAIAEQARIDDEQRGGRSLSLDDFDMEAMGDPGYFDPVARLAAMDRDGVEAEVLYSEVSAFRAYGLVKGDWRPIARAFTDHLSDFAAHDPQRLAVSYQVPILDVAYAVAEVERLAGLGARSVHLPNFPSEFGLPDYHEKVYDPLWGALQETGLSISHHLGNRVFLWDVFRRDPTRQAAIFTSLPGLALAEVIAWWILTGTLERFPGLKIVFVEPQLHWIPGFLAGLDRKAAGAYDLPGLKLRPSEYFRRNMACTFMDDEIGLRMRHEIGVENILWSTDFPHPATTWPRSREVVARQFADVPVSERDLICAGNSARIYGL; encoded by the coding sequence ATGTCCGAGCCCCGACTCATCTCGGCCGATTCGCACGTCGCGGTGCGTCTCGACGAGGTTCGCGCGCGCGTGCCGCGCGCCCTCCAGCCGGCCTTCGACGACGCGATCGCCGAGCAGGCGCGCATCGACGACGAGCAGCGCGGCGGCCGCTCGCTCTCGCTCGACGACTTCGACATGGAGGCGATGGGCGACCCCGGCTACTTCGATCCGGTCGCGCGCCTCGCGGCCATGGATCGCGACGGCGTCGAGGCGGAGGTGCTCTACTCGGAGGTGAGCGCGTTCCGCGCGTACGGCCTCGTGAAGGGCGACTGGCGTCCGATCGCCCGCGCCTTCACCGACCATCTCTCGGACTTCGCCGCGCACGACCCGCAGCGGCTCGCCGTCTCGTACCAGGTTCCGATCCTCGACGTCGCGTACGCGGTCGCCGAGGTCGAGCGGCTCGCCGGGCTCGGCGCGCGCTCCGTGCACCTCCCGAACTTCCCGAGCGAGTTCGGCCTGCCCGACTATCACGAGAAGGTGTACGACCCGCTCTGGGGCGCGCTGCAGGAGACGGGCCTCTCGATCAGCCACCACCTCGGCAACCGCGTCTTCCTGTGGGACGTGTTCCGCCGCGACCCGACGCGCCAGGCGGCGATCTTCACGTCGCTTCCCGGCCTCGCGCTCGCGGAGGTGATCGCGTGGTGGATCCTGACGGGCACGCTCGAGCGCTTCCCCGGCCTGAAGATCGTGTTCGTCGAGCCGCAGCTGCACTGGATCCCGGGCTTCCTCGCCGGGCTCGACCGCAAGGCCGCGGGCGCCTACGACCTGCCCGGGCTGAAGCTGCGCCCGAGCGAGTACTTCCGGCGCAACATGGCCTGCACGTTCATGGACGACGAGATCGGCCTGCGCATGCGCCACGAGATCGGCGTCGAGAACATCCTGTGGTCGACCGACTTCCCGCACCCGGCGACGACGTGGCCGCGCTCGCGCGAGGTCGTCGCGCGCCAGTTCGCGGACGTCCCGGTCTCCGAGCGCGACCTCATCTGCGCGGGCAACTCGGCGCGGATCTACGGGCTGTAG
- a CDS encoding MFS transporter: MSTRARSGAVHRGWYGLGAGFVSSVILVGATIYSFGLYVVPVGEEFGLARAQMNVGHMLFTAAIALWSPFVGALLDRVPAAAAMCAGGALLAIGFGGMASASSLAWVCVAIAGPLALAMALAGPLAASTVVAKWFRRRRGRALGIVAVSTATGGLVMTPITAWLIGRHGWRGALAITGVCGAVVIVGLAAAFVRSRPTEEQLREGGEIDDDAPAAAAALDARAWPLRDLLASRNFWLLALGAGLLISSDGAILISKVPYLLDIGIDAQSAAFLVSVQSLSALTGKLAVGFAAERYDVRRLFGAMAVAHLVMLAVLLAKPSYWTLFTVFALVGVAIGGVHPVFTMLVALAFGAGSYGAVHGRINVVTMPLMLGASYFIGRVHDDTGSYDAAFWTFGVLVLVAALLVGGMRLDGDRDEGDVARRALAPARPA, encoded by the coding sequence ATGAGCACACGCGCGCGTTCGGGCGCCGTGCACCGCGGCTGGTACGGCCTCGGCGCGGGCTTCGTGTCGTCGGTGATCCTCGTCGGCGCGACGATCTACAGCTTCGGGCTCTACGTCGTGCCCGTCGGCGAGGAGTTCGGGCTCGCGCGCGCGCAGATGAACGTCGGCCACATGCTGTTCACCGCCGCGATCGCGCTGTGGTCGCCGTTCGTCGGCGCGCTGCTCGACCGCGTGCCCGCCGCGGCGGCGATGTGCGCGGGCGGCGCGCTGCTCGCAATCGGCTTCGGCGGGATGGCGAGCGCGTCGTCGCTCGCCTGGGTCTGCGTCGCGATCGCCGGGCCGCTCGCGCTCGCGATGGCGCTCGCCGGGCCGCTCGCGGCGAGCACGGTGGTCGCGAAGTGGTTCCGCCGCCGGCGCGGCCGCGCGCTCGGCATCGTCGCCGTGTCCACGGCGACGGGCGGCCTCGTGATGACGCCGATCACGGCCTGGCTCATCGGGCGCCACGGCTGGCGCGGCGCGCTCGCGATCACGGGCGTGTGCGGCGCGGTCGTCATCGTCGGCCTCGCGGCCGCGTTCGTGCGCTCGCGCCCGACCGAGGAGCAGCTGCGCGAGGGCGGCGAGATCGACGACGACGCGCCCGCGGCGGCCGCCGCACTCGACGCGCGCGCGTGGCCGCTCCGCGACCTCCTCGCGTCGCGCAACTTCTGGCTGCTCGCGCTCGGGGCGGGGCTCCTGATCTCGAGCGACGGCGCGATCCTGATCTCGAAGGTCCCCTACCTGCTCGACATCGGGATCGACGCGCAGTCGGCCGCGTTCCTCGTCTCCGTCCAGAGCCTGTCCGCGCTCACCGGCAAGCTCGCGGTCGGCTTCGCGGCGGAGCGCTACGACGTGCGGCGGCTCTTCGGCGCGATGGCCGTCGCGCACCTCGTCATGCTCGCCGTGCTGCTGGCGAAGCCGTCGTACTGGACGCTCTTCACGGTCTTCGCGCTGGTCGGCGTCGCGATCGGGGGCGTGCACCCCGTCTTCACGATGCTCGTCGCGCTCGCCTTCGGCGCGGGCTCGTACGGCGCCGTACACGGGCGCATCAACGTCGTCACGATGCCGCTCATGCTCGGCGCGAGCTACTTCATCGGACGCGTGCACGACGACACCGGGAGCTACGACGCCGCCTTCTGGACGTTCGGCGTCCTGGTCCTCGTGGCCGCCCTGCTCGTCGGGGGGATGCGCCTCGACGGCGACCGCGACGAAGGCGACGTCGCGCGGCGCGCGCTCGCGCCGGCGCGCCCCGCCTAA
- a CDS encoding SDR family NAD(P)-dependent oxidoreductase, whose translation MLPPPRDYEGRRVLVTGGGAGIGRATCLRLARAGARVACLDLDVARAREVVREIAREGGPGAAAIEADLADAADAERAVDAALEALGGLDVLVNNAGITILKGFAESTLEEWDRTLAVNLRSMFVATKRALPALRASGAAGPAGATAIVNVASMAALRFTVPHVPYAASKGGAVALTRDLAVELAPHGIRVNAVAPGPIATQILGGLSDAQIAAAGLRFLLGRMGRPDDVAEAIAFLACERAAYVTGATLPVTGGAELATRALRPEDDAPRR comes from the coding sequence ATGCTCCCGCCGCCCCGCGACTACGAAGGCCGGCGCGTGCTCGTCACGGGCGGCGGCGCGGGGATCGGCCGCGCGACGTGCCTGCGGCTCGCGCGCGCGGGAGCGCGCGTCGCGTGCCTCGACCTCGACGTCGCGCGCGCGCGCGAGGTGGTGCGCGAGATCGCGCGCGAGGGCGGGCCCGGCGCAGCGGCGATCGAGGCCGACCTCGCGGACGCGGCCGACGCGGAGCGCGCCGTCGACGCGGCGCTCGAGGCGCTCGGCGGGCTCGACGTGCTCGTGAACAACGCCGGCATCACCATCCTGAAGGGCTTCGCGGAGTCGACGCTCGAGGAGTGGGACCGCACGCTCGCCGTGAACCTGCGCTCGATGTTCGTCGCGACGAAGCGCGCGCTCCCGGCGCTGCGCGCGTCGGGCGCGGCCGGCCCGGCGGGCGCGACGGCGATCGTCAACGTCGCGTCGATGGCCGCGCTGCGCTTCACCGTTCCGCACGTGCCCTACGCCGCGTCGAAGGGCGGCGCCGTGGCGCTCACGCGCGACCTCGCCGTCGAGCTCGCGCCGCACGGCATCCGCGTGAACGCCGTCGCGCCCGGACCGATCGCGACGCAGATCCTGGGCGGCCTCTCGGACGCGCAGATCGCGGCCGCCGGCCTGCGCTTCCTGCTCGGACGGATGGGCCGGCCGGACGACGTCGCCGAGGCGATCGCCTTCCTCGCCTGCGAGCGCGCGGCCTACGTCACGGGCGCGACGCTCCCCGTCACCGGCGGCGCCGAGCTCGCGACGCGCGCGCTGCGGCCGGAGGACGACGCGCCGCGTCGTTAG
- a CDS encoding acetyl-CoA acetyltransferase: MHGKAVVVGVGESTYYKHGGSPDSEFQLACTAIRNAAKDAGIALSQLDGLVSYMDHRNSPLRVAEALGFEELRWSATPWAGGGNNSTAALQFADAAVCGGYANYVVAFRALAQGQFYRLGSGSNLIAGGAPGGLGWGLPYGLMTPAQECALQTKRWMHDHGVSQEALASISLACYANAQRNPRAVRHGRPLTREAYHASRWIVDPFHLYDCCMENDGAAALVVTTPERAKDLPGKAVPILSTAQALGPEIGIRAFQPRWFPSMYYRGVAKALWERAGVKAADVDVVQMYENFTGPVLMALCEMGFCEPADVEAFVGDGALEGPDARLPFNTSGGNIAEAYIHGLEMVVEAVRQSRGESTCQAKDVELSLAVGGPGYAPGSAVLFGAAL, encoded by the coding sequence ATGCACGGGAAGGCGGTCGTCGTCGGCGTCGGCGAATCGACGTACTACAAGCACGGCGGCTCGCCGGACAGCGAGTTCCAGCTCGCGTGCACGGCGATCCGCAACGCGGCGAAGGACGCGGGTATCGCGCTGTCGCAGCTCGACGGACTCGTGTCCTACATGGACCACCGCAACAGCCCGCTGCGCGTGGCCGAGGCGCTCGGCTTCGAGGAGCTCCGCTGGTCGGCGACGCCGTGGGCGGGCGGAGGCAACAACTCGACCGCCGCCCTCCAGTTCGCGGACGCCGCCGTGTGCGGGGGCTACGCGAACTACGTGGTCGCGTTCCGCGCGCTCGCGCAGGGCCAGTTCTACCGCCTCGGGTCGGGCAGCAACCTGATCGCGGGCGGAGCGCCCGGAGGGCTCGGGTGGGGTCTGCCGTACGGGCTCATGACGCCGGCGCAGGAGTGCGCGCTCCAGACGAAGCGCTGGATGCACGACCACGGCGTCTCGCAGGAGGCGCTCGCGAGCATCTCGCTGGCTTGTTATGCGAACGCGCAGCGCAACCCGCGTGCCGTTCGCCACGGCCGGCCGCTCACGCGCGAGGCCTATCACGCATCGCGCTGGATCGTGGACCCCTTCCACCTCTACGACTGCTGCATGGAGAACGACGGCGCGGCGGCGCTCGTCGTGACGACGCCCGAGCGCGCGAAGGACCTCCCGGGCAAGGCCGTGCCCATCCTGTCGACGGCGCAGGCGCTCGGCCCGGAGATCGGCATCCGCGCCTTCCAGCCGCGCTGGTTCCCGAGCATGTACTACCGCGGCGTCGCGAAGGCGCTGTGGGAGCGCGCCGGCGTGAAGGCGGCCGACGTCGACGTCGTGCAGATGTACGAGAACTTCACGGGGCCCGTGCTGATGGCGCTCTGCGAGATGGGCTTCTGCGAGCCCGCCGACGTCGAGGCCTTCGTCGGCGACGGCGCGCTCGAGGGGCCGGACGCGCGCCTTCCGTTCAACACGAGCGGCGGCAACATCGCCGAGGCCTACATCCACGGGCTCGAGATGGTGGTCGAGGCGGTGCGCCAGTCGCGCGGCGAGTCGACGTGCCAGGCGAAGGACGTCGAGCTGTCGCTCGCGGTCGGCGGGCCGGGCTACGCGCCGGGGAGCGCCGTGCTCTTCGGCGCGGCGCTCTGA
- a CDS encoding OB-fold domain-containing protein: MSRHLGDGWVLPSLTPENTPFFTAGTIQIQVCDDCGSAQHPPDDLCYACQGTRLSFRAMPGTGRIESAVAVHHAVHPALKDRVPYVIAIVSVDGAPGCSVQGNIVGCAPEDAAIGRRVRAVFEHAVDPASGTKLAIPQWELAPDA; encoded by the coding sequence ATGAGCCGCCATCTCGGCGACGGCTGGGTGCTGCCGTCGCTCACGCCCGAGAACACGCCCTTCTTCACGGCGGGGACGATCCAGATCCAGGTCTGCGACGACTGCGGGAGCGCGCAGCACCCGCCCGACGACCTCTGTTATGCGTGCCAGGGCACGCGCCTCTCGTTCCGCGCGATGCCCGGAACCGGCCGCATCGAGAGCGCGGTCGCCGTCCATCACGCGGTGCATCCGGCGCTGAAGGACCGCGTGCCCTACGTGATCGCGATCGTTTCCGTCGACGGTGCGCCCGGATGCAGCGTGCAGGGGAACATCGTCGGCTGCGCGCCCGAGGACGCGGCGATCGGGCGGCGCGTGCGCGCGGTCTTCGAGCACGCGGTCGACCCGGCGAGCGGGACGAAGCTCGCGATCCCGCAGTGGGAGCTCGCGCCGGACGCCTAG
- a CDS encoding DUF2804 domain-containing protein: MHRLPEHLPILDARIAREGLATRYDERELTREVDLCDARGHLSPDAVGFSRRPLVRANLRGHPLRKKRWNFWNFVSREFVFSVTLADLDYATLAGAFFVDFARGEEVEGSWVGPPRRFALPEHVADSVHVRFGDVAYDYEGGRDGGAEGLAFRGPTKQGPALRADLRVLRPPGHESLNVVVPWSRERFQLNSKHAALPCEGEVLVGERRYVASPSACHAVQDWGRGVWPRRAFWNWAVCTGEQDGRRIGVNVGGKWTTGTGANENGIVLDGRLHKLMEDVRWEYDPGDDDAPWRVATMHSDDVDLVMRPVFAHRSRTNLGIVASGGVCSFGTWTGRVRAGGEEIAIDGLPGWAEEFAHRW, translated from the coding sequence ATGCACCGGCTGCCCGAGCACCTCCCCATCCTCGACGCGCGCATCGCGCGCGAAGGGCTCGCGACGCGCTACGACGAACGCGAGCTCACGCGCGAGGTCGACCTCTGCGACGCGCGCGGGCACCTCTCGCCCGACGCCGTCGGCTTCTCGCGGCGCCCGCTCGTGCGCGCGAACCTGCGCGGCCACCCGCTGCGCAAGAAGCGCTGGAACTTCTGGAACTTCGTCTCTCGCGAGTTCGTGTTCTCGGTGACGCTCGCCGACCTCGACTACGCGACGCTCGCGGGCGCGTTCTTCGTCGACTTCGCCCGCGGCGAGGAGGTCGAGGGCAGCTGGGTCGGGCCGCCGCGGCGCTTCGCGCTCCCGGAGCACGTGGCCGACTCCGTGCACGTGCGCTTCGGCGACGTCGCCTACGACTACGAGGGCGGCCGCGACGGCGGCGCGGAGGGGCTCGCATTCCGCGGGCCGACGAAGCAGGGGCCCGCGCTGCGCGCCGACCTGCGCGTGCTGCGCCCGCCCGGCCACGAGAGCCTCAACGTCGTCGTGCCGTGGTCGCGCGAGCGCTTCCAGCTCAACTCGAAGCACGCGGCGCTGCCGTGCGAGGGCGAGGTCCTGGTCGGCGAGCGGCGCTACGTCGCGTCGCCCTCCGCCTGCCACGCCGTCCAGGACTGGGGGCGCGGCGTGTGGCCGCGCCGCGCGTTCTGGAACTGGGCGGTGTGCACGGGCGAGCAGGACGGGCGGCGCATCGGCGTGAACGTGGGCGGAAAGTGGACGACGGGCACGGGCGCGAACGAGAACGGCATCGTGCTCGACGGCCGCCTCCACAAGCTCATGGAGGACGTGCGCTGGGAGTACGATCCGGGCGACGACGACGCACCGTGGCGCGTCGCGACGATGCACTCCGACGACGTCGACCTCGTGATGCGCCCCGTCTTCGCGCACCGCAGCCGGACGAACCTCGGCATCGTGGCGAGCGGCGGCGTCTGCAGCTTCGGGACGTGGACGGGCCGCGTGCGCGCGGGCGGCGAGGAGATCGCGATCGACGGGCTCCCGGGCTGGGCCGAGGAGTTCGCGCACCGCTGGTGA